The following proteins are encoded in a genomic region of Coffea eugenioides isolate CCC68of chromosome 6, Ceug_1.0, whole genome shotgun sequence:
- the LOC113773287 gene encoding probable protein phosphatase 2C 27, which yields MCVQDSEQVRDGMENCSENQENSKAWPLHSPLVFSPSEDDTSPQIDNWEKGTILDHVPLRNSFPLESIGEDTAFTERKQISMNNFFPALRSGEFSDIGRRPDMEDTHICIEDLAKKFGCQKIGEEAISLYGVFDGHDGKDAAQFVRDQLPRVIVEDADFPLELEKVVTRSFLKTDAAFANSCFLKPSQSSGTTALTAMIFGRSLLVANAGDCRAVLSRRGVAIEMSKDHRPCCMNERMRIESLGGYIVDDYLNGSLGVTRALGDWHKGLKEGDKGGPLTAEPELKLLTLTKEDEFLIIGSDGIWDDFRSQNAVDFVRRRLQEHNNVKQCCMEMVNEAKKRGAIDNLTVVIVCFHLEPPPSITVQRTRFRRSISAEGIQNLKILLEG from the exons ATGTGTGTTCAAGATTCAGAGCAAGTTAGGGACGGAATGGAGAACTGTTCCGAGAATCAGGAAAATTCCAAGGCTTGGCCTTTGCATTCTCCTTTGGTATTTTCTCCCAGTGAAGATGATACCTCACCCCAGATTGACAATTGGGAGAAAGGCACAATTTTGGATCATGTTCCGCTGAGGAATTCCTTTCCA CTGGAAAGCATTGGTGAGGATACCGCTTTTACAGAAAGAAAACAGATCTCCATGAATAACTTTTTTCCTGCTCTTCGGTCAGGAGAGTTCTCTGACATTGGACGTCGTCCTGATATGGAGGACACTCACATCTGCATTGAGGACCTAGCTAAGAAATTTGGATGCCAGAAAATTGGTGAGGAAGCTATCTCCTTGTATGGT GTATTTGATGGACACGATGGGAAGGATGCAGCACAATTTGTACGTGACCAGTTACCAAGGGTTATTGTGGAAGATGCAGATTTTCCTTTAGAACTTGAGAAAGTGGTTACAAGGTCTTTCTTGAAAACAGATGCTGCATTTGCAAATTCATGCTTTCTTAAGCCTTCCCAGTCCTCTGGCACAACTGCACTCACTGCAATGATATTTGGGAG ATCATTGTTAGTAGCGAATGCTGGAGATTGTAGAGCTGTTCTTTCTCGTCGTGGAGTGGCTATAGAGATGTCAAAGGATCATAGACCTTGTTGCATGAATGAAAGGATGCGAATCGAGTCTTTGGGGGGGTatattgttgatgattatttgaaTGGGTCATTAGGTGTAACTCGAGCATTGGGTGATTGGCACAAAGGTCTGAAGGAAGGTGACAAGGGTGGTCCATTGACTGCAGAACCAGAACTCAAGTTGTTGACACTGACTAAAGAAGATGAGTTCCTGATAATCGGTAGTGATGGTATATGGGATGATTTTAGAAGCCAGAATGCAGTAGATTTTGTGAGGAGGAGATTGCAAGAACATAATAATGTGAAACAGTGCTGCATGGAAATGGTGAATGAAGCAAAAAAAAGGGGGGCCATAGACAACTTGACAGTAGTAATTGTTTGCTTTCACTTGGAGCCCCCACCTTCAATAACAGTGCAAAGGACTAGATTCAGGCGGAGCATTTCGGCGGAGGGGATTCAGAATCTTAAAATTCTGCTAGAAGGGTAG